A part of Ziziphus jujuba cultivar Dongzao chromosome 8, ASM3175591v1 genomic DNA contains:
- the LOC107413638 gene encoding chlorophyll a-b binding protein 6, chloroplastic, with amino-acid sequence MATNTLMSCGIATSFPSVLSSSKSKFAAAVQLPGVGANASSRFTMSGADWMPGQPRPPYLDGSAPGDFGFDPLRLGEVPENLERYKESELIHCRWAMLAVPGILVPEALGLGNWVKAQEWAAVPGGQATYLGNPVPWGTLPTILVIEFVAIAFVEHQRSIEKDPEKRKYPGGAFDPLGYSKDPKKFEEYKVKEIKNGRLALLAFVGFVVQQSAYPGTGPLENLATHLADPWHNNIGDIIIPRNVSPY; translated from the exons ATGGCTACAAACACCTTAATGAGCTGCGGCATCGCCACCTCCTTTCCTTCAGTCCTCTCTTCCTCTAAGTCCAAATTTGCCGCTGCTGTCCAGCTCCCCGGTGTCGGTGCCAATGCCTCATCCCGATTCACCATGTCGGGCGCCGATTGGATGCCCGGACAGCCCCGCCCTCCTTACCTCGATGGCTCAGCACCAGG TGACTTCGGTTTCGACCCACTTCGGCTCGGAGAAGTCCCCGAGAACCTAGAGAGATACAAGGAATCTGAACTTATTCACTGCAGATGGGCTATGTTAGCTGTT cCTGGGATCCTAGTACCAGAGGCTTTGGGATTAGGGAACTGGGTGAAAGCTCAAGAGTGGGCAGCAGTTCCGGGTGGCCAAGCAACCTATTTGGGAAACCCAGTTCCATGGGGCACATTGCCTACCATTTTGGTCATTGAATTCGTTGCCATTGCCTTTGTAGAGCACCAACGCAGCATCGAAAAGGACCCAGAGAAGAGGAAATACCCTGGTGGAGCTTTTGATCCATTGGGTTACTCCAAAGACCCTAAGAAGTTCGAGGAATACAAAGTCAAAGAGATCAAAAATG GGAGGCTGGCATTGTTGGCTTTCGTTGGGTTCGTGGTTCAACAATCAGCATACCCAGGGACTGGACCATTGGAGAATTTGGCTACTCACCTTGCTGACCCATGGCACAACAACATTGGGGATATCATCATTCCCAGAAACGTTTCGCCttattag